The Caloenas nicobarica isolate bCalNic1 chromosome Z, bCalNic1.hap1, whole genome shotgun sequence region AAGCAAACAGAAATTCACAAGGTATCTGAAGAAATTCTTCCAGTACTTAATGTTCTTTCAGCACACAGTGTTCTGGAGTTCTCTCTTTGTTCTGAACTGTAATTCTGTTTGAAGGATTACATGTTCTCACCATTGTTAAAACCAAATACCAAACCAGGACATCTGATAATAAGTGTCTCTTCTTATGAGGTAATGCTTAGAAGTTAAATATTGGATGGATATTCAGTGCTGAATGTTTACCATGGAAGTAATTTGATCCACTTACCCTGAATTCTATGATCAGACGTCCTTTTTCATATGGTCTGCGATAAATTGGCATACCTTCATTCAACACACACTTAATAGCCCCATGCTTGACAACTTGGcctaaaaaacaacaaaaaaagggtCCATGCAGGCAACAGAAACAGTGCTAGTTTTAACTCCCTTCAATATTCACGTAACCTTCTACATTGTGGTTAGACAGTTACACCAATATGTAGTAGTCTAATAGGGATTTACTGCCTGGTCACTTCTGAGTAGGAAAGCAGGCTGACGTCTACATTACATTCTTGTAACCTTGTTATGCTTCCCAAAGGAAGCATACTTACAAATTTTTAAAGTGCTCCATCAGTTCCAAGGCTGAAAAAGTGGTTTTCAGAGACCCATGGCCTTCAATTCTCATGAGGTATCCTCAGGATACAAGTATGTCCGTGAGGTAAGGTCTGTTACTATATCACGCAAAGAGAAAGTTACTGCTGACTGCTATCCaaaaatccttttttgtttaaagatttGTACTGCAAAGACTAGGAAAAATAAGCTTGATACCAGCACACATTCCTTGTACATCAGCATGGGATGTTTCTGCTCCTTTAAATCTGCAGCTTACATTCACTGTACGCTTGGACTTctagcagaaagcaaagcaacactTACCAGGATGggaagtaataataatagttcTATTATCCAGCGTTGTGATAGGCTTTTGAAAGCCACATAGTGCTTCAACCAGTTGAATATCCATAGACATAAGAAGATCTTCATCTCGTCTAAGAAAGAACCAATCAATAACACTCACAGAGAAGGAGAAGCAGTAAAAGTAATCATACCCAGCTTCAGTATTTAACTTGGCAAGGACAATAATTCTAATGGAAGCCTGGGCAATTAAATGAAGAATACTGAATATATATGCAGCACCTCAAGCCAGCAACTACAAGAATGATAGCCACACTGACCACCGTTATTAAGTAAGTCTAGCTATCAAAGCATAGAAGTGTTTattgaacagaaataaatacagcaaagcTCACTTGCATTCAGTTTCACTTCACCACTCCTTCCCAATTCTAGGGAGAAGTTATCTCTTAGCCTCCTAAATGTTGCAACTGGGACAACTAATCCTTTCCTTTATGTAGATTAATACTTTCATAAGTGCACCAGCTAGCTCTACATTATTCTGTTACACTTGGTCTCTGAAGATCTGGTACTAGGGAAGTTTGAACAGGTGATGGCCACTCCTGGTTATGATGACTGTGCCTTCTAGAAAGCATCAAGAGGTATCTGGAAAAGATAATGTCACTATTTTAATTGGCTATTATGACTTCAGCATGGCAGCACTAGCGATGTCTGCACGTCGAGGACTACAACACCCTCCAGCCTATTCAAAGAACTTGGTTATTTCACTCACCCTGTTTTAAAGGTGTCTTAAAAGAGACCTGCCTGAAAAGTTAATTTTAGGCTGCAACAGGTGAGGGGCAATATTCCACTTGTCCAGAGCACCACAACCCCATAAGACCAGTAATATCAAGGGTTATCTAAGGACACTAGAAATGAAGGCAGTGGGCAGAAAGATGGACAAAAATAAGCCAGCAGAGTTGTGACTTCGAGTTCCAGGTAACTGTGCAAACAGTCTGGCCCAGACTGTCCCTTTGGCATAGATGATTCAGTATCTGGTTTCACTGGAAGTTAAGAAAAATCAGCTGAGTAAGCTTATCCAAAGCAAACAGAACTGATTCTTAACCTGTGAGCTCAGTGTTCTTTGGCATAGAGTTCTGGCACCAACTTCCAGCACTCAGCACCACACAGAACAGTCAGGCAAACTAGCTGCAGGTTTCCCAAAAACCTCTGACTCACCATTCCTATTTACAAGTACAATGTCCGTGGTTGGTGCTGAGACAAATGATCTCTCTACATACATTGATTCCCTTGTTACTGTTCTGAACAGAAACAGCAAGACACCAAGTGCAACAAATTTCTGAGAGATGACTGGTGTTGCTTTTAATTGGACCAAAATGTACTGGACAGGCTCATCTCGCAAACAGTAACTTGAAACAAGGAGTACTGCAACACCAAGCAGTACTGCCCAGTAACACGAAATACTTGACACATGGTCAACACTGCTTGAGTCACTTTTGCTTTCgcaagaaaaaacagacagGACTGACTACGCTGACCAGTGCACTCAGGCAGGTAATTAGTGTGGGAAACCACCTTTGGTCAGAAGGATGCATGCTCTATTCAGTAAATTCATCGTAAATAAGATCCCTGAGCAAAAGTAAACACACTACAAGTGTTATGTGCCTTGAAGCCAAGTGGGCAATGAACAGCTGCCTACACTAAATGGTAGTTTTCTGAAGTGATGAAATGCTATCCTAGAAGGAGCAAGGAAATAATCAAAAGTATTCACATCTACTAAACAGAATATTGGTATTTTAAGAGTTCTTAAAATTCCAAGATCTGTAAACTCTTAATACTGTAACTGGTTTTGTTTACCTTCCATCCCTTTCCACTGCCAAAGCTCACAAAAGAATATGTTGTACTACCAGAATACAAGTGGCTGTGACTAGCTGGACCAGGATTCCTCCACACCTCAGTGTAAAGTACACCTCAATACTCCTTTGGCCACTCAAACAAACTCACAGGTGAGTTCTAGCCACATGATCCTATCTACTGATATTTCCAGTAGATAAAAAAAGGTGAGTTGTAACCAGGGAAGGATGTGGACAAGCATCTCACAGGAGTTAACACTAAAGATGCACAGAGTTTTTACCTTGTAAATACAGAGTGGTCTTTTTGATCCAAAACAATAATAATGTCCCCTGGCTCTAGTCCTGGCTCTTGGTCGCCTTCACCATGGAATGTTATTTTCTGACCATCCTTCATTCCTATTgcagaaaaccaacaaaaaaacattgTTCATCCCCTtaagtgaaaagcagaaataagaaatattttcacaggCACAACCTGGTACCAGGAGATCTCTGGAGCTTTAAGTTAGACCATCAGGACCTTCTCTTGAAGCATTCATAGTGTTTGTTTAATCCACTCATATGTCCAACAGATTTTAGTCGTGCCAGCATGAACTATGTCCCAAGATCATTAAATTTAACTGTAGTGCAAAATATTCACCTGCCAGGATAAAGTCCTTAGGGAAACAATATCAAAACAGCTTTTATCATATAAACAAgtactaaaatgaaaacaaaaacactgcatccaaaacacattttaagaCCAAGCGACTGATCAGCTTCTTCAGTCTTATAAATATACATGGCAAGGCTACTTATGAAACATGATCTTAGTGCCGGCAGAGTGCAAGACTGTAACTGTCACATAAGAAACCCATTTCACCCACGCAAGTCTCTCTACTAAAAATTCTAGCTGCCTCATGCTAACTCAGTCTGTTTTTCTataaggagaggaaaagaaactagTTTACATGATTTCCCTCACTAAAATGTCAGTAACATATCTCTACTAGCCCTTGTATTTAGTGTTATTGTAGAATTTTGCATATTAAAACAAATCCAGGCATTGCATAAGGTGTGTTTACACCTACAGCAGTTGCAGGTGATAATCAGGCGCAAGTCTGTAGAAGCCATGTGCTTGTCAGCTTGCTCTGCCTTACAAGCAGCACTACTCCAGAGACTTCTCCCACCAGCTTCTGAGCAGCCTCCTCACCAGAGAGGCACTTGTGACTCAATGCTGTTGTGTTCTCACATCACCGTGACGGTTTGTGTATCGAGTTGCATTTCGCCAGGCAAAGAGcacctgcacagagcagcactgtCAGGGTTGCATAGCAAACAGAGTTCTAAGCATGAGAGGCTTAGTACTGTCTCTGCACCCCATTGCTATAGCAGACCTGGTTCCCCTTCACACTGAAACACAGTAGAAGTGATCGAGTCTGCAGGGCTTCCCTAGAGGCAGAGAAAACTGATTAGGCAAGCTGAGCCAATAAATGATGAGATTTTAATCAGTCCAGTCACCTGGACAAGACTCGTGCTTATGAGGTTGCTCAAATGTATTTCACTGCTTACAATACTGCAGGTTTCAGAATTAGTTCTCAGTTATGTGCAAAAGTATTAGATGCAAAGACAGAAGTAATCAACCTTCCCAAAAATAAGTCTCCTACTTTTCAAAGGCAGCAACAGGCAATTTTACTGTGTATACATATTCAGCAATGCTACTCACCAAATCAACATCATGCATTTAATAAAGCTTCTGTTTTAGTGCTGCAAAGTCAGTCAGTACATCCAAGTTCAATACTTCACCTTAGTAAGAGACCTCACCTTTGTCAATGTGAACTTCCAGTATCTTCTTCTCCCTAATAATTTTTCTGCCAGTGCAGCTCTTACAGCGGTCCTTGGGGCTGATGCGCTCCCCATGCCCCTGACACTCCATACACACAGACTGGATTTGTTGCACCATTCCTGGCCCGATCTGGTGAATTCTGATCTGCATGCCTGTTCCTCTGCAGTTAGGACAGCATTCTACTGCACCTTTCTTGCCACCACGACCTGAGGAGAATGAAAATTTAGAGATGGATGGTTACGTgctgccagaaaaaaacccaaaaccaaacaaaaccaacaacaacaaaacccccaaaccaaaacaaaacctgaaagctTTAGAAGCAACTTGTGCTTAGTTTTAGTTTCACAGTTACCTTCACATTTGTCACAGATAACATTCTTCTGCAGTGCAAGTTTCCTTGTTGCACCATTGTACATATCTTCTAAACTTACTGACAGCTGATGGACCACATTTTTgcctgtaaaataaaacagatatttaCTTAAGTTTGAAAGCTTGTCTCCAAGTTACAGTAAAATTCCCATGTCTCTATGCTGAAGTCATGACAAAACAAGTCTATGAGCTTTAACATCCTATTTTAA contains the following coding sequences:
- the DNAJA1 gene encoding dnaJ homolog subfamily A member 1; this translates as MVKETTYYDVLGVKPNASAEELKKAYRKLALKYHPDKNPNEGEKFKQISQAYEVLSDPKKRDLYDKGGEQAIKEGGSGGGFGSPMDIFDMFFGGGGRMQRERRGKNVVHQLSVSLEDMYNGATRKLALQKNVICDKCEGRGGKKGAVECCPNCRGTGMQIRIHQIGPGMVQQIQSVCMECQGHGERISPKDRCKSCTGRKIIREKKILEVHIDKGMKDGQKITFHGEGDQEPGLEPGDIIIVLDQKDHSVFTRRDEDLLMSMDIQLVEALCGFQKPITTLDNRTIIITSHPGQVVKHGAIKCVLNEGMPIYRRPYEKGRLIIEFRVNFPESGFLSSDKLSLLEKLLPTRQEIEETEEMEQVDLVDFDPSQKRKHHYNGEVYEDDEHHPRGGVQCQTS